A part of Scylla paramamosain isolate STU-SP2022 chromosome 24, ASM3559412v1, whole genome shotgun sequence genomic DNA contains:
- the LOC135112855 gene encoding zinc finger protein 91-like — MEPTQNSSSLMWCNYNTVEGLITANAPVQVELGSVDIARQISQQVQLQYGNLQAVPAQPQQIIVAHQPQPPPAPPTPEPPVTPKLPKPRARTTNGERVPCDQCGKTFSCNANLRDHMRLHTGERPFVCTECGMSFAQRSNWRLHKRVHTGERPYMCGICGKTFSRSSHLPGHMRVHTGERPYSCELCEHSFASAQALKNHARTHTGEKPFVCEYCQTAFTHSSSLSSHKKRCTGEKRKRGRPLGSGRKSYRKKPTGRPRGRPKKKGRYAKRGRRKNPAAEDDLVEPKEEDMTIVKAEVHAESGEETQSIPVETKQEMEEVPTVVVDVDSMEVEHPDIHGDPIHMQNHMHQHETIVPDALPQENHIIHHEMVPSEEVVSVATATASLDETSNLHQEAAVAMAALHEGGCSLTQHQLPQEAYVERDGSHTLWFPKQQY, encoded by the coding sequence ATGGAGCCAACACAAAATTCCTCGAGCTTGATGTGGTGCAACTACAACACAGTTGAAGGCCTTATCACCGCAAATGCTCCTGTTCAAGTAGAACTAGGGAGTGTTGACATTGCAAGACAAATCAGCCAACAAGTCCAGCTACAATATGGTAACCTCCAGGCTGTGCCGGCACAGCCACAGCAGATCATAGTAGCCCACCAACCTCAGCCTCCACCTGCCCCACCTACACCTGAGCCACCTGTCACTCCAAAACTACCAAAGCCACGAGCAAGAACAACAAATGGTGAACGTGTGCCATGTGATCAGTGCGGTAAAACCTTTTCTTGTAATGCAAACCTAAGAGACCACATGAGGCTGCATACAGGTGAGAGGCCCTTTGTCTGTACTGAATGTGGAATGTCCTTTGCTCAGCGGTCAAACTGGAGATTACACAAACGTGTCCATACTGGAGAAAGGCCTTATATGTGTGGTATCTGTGGCAAGACATTTTCCCGTAGTTCTCACTTACCAGGTCATATGAGGGTACACACTGGTGAGAGACCATATTCCTGTGAACTGTGTGAGCATTCGTTTGCCTCTGCTCAAGCTCTTAAGAACCATGCACGCACCCACACCGGAGAGAAACCTTTTGTATGTGAGTACTGCCAGACTGCCTTCACACACAGCTCATCACTCTCTTCACATAAGAAAAGATGcactggagagaagagaaagcgaGGAAGACCCCTTGGTAGTGGCCGCAAGTCATACAGAAAAAAGCCAACGGGTCGGCCTCGGGGAAGACCCAAAAAGAAGGGTCGGTATGCCAAACGGGGCAGGAGAAAGAACCCTGCAGCTGAAGATGACCTTGTGGAACCTAAAGAGGAAGACATGACGATAGTCAAGGCCGAAGTTCATGCTGAAAGTGGTGAAGAAACACAAAGCATCCCAGTGGAGACCaagcaggaaatggaggaggtaCCCACTGTTGTTGTGGATGTAGATTCTATGGAGGTTGAGCATCCAGACATACATGGGGACCCTATACATATGCAAAACCACATGCATCAACATGAGACCATTGTTCCAGATGCTTTGCCACAAGAAAATCACATTATCCATCATGAAATGGTGCCATCAGAAGAGGTTGTATCTGTAGCCACTGCCACTGCAAGCTTGGATGAGACCTCAAACCTACACCAGGAAGCAGCAGTGGCAATGGCTGCATTGCATGAGGGAGGATGCAGCCTTACCCAACACCAGTTGCCTCAAGAAGCATATGTAGAGAGAGATGGATCCCATACTTTGTGGTTTCCCAAGCAGCAATATTAG